The following coding sequences are from one Nilaparvata lugens isolate BPH chromosome 6, ASM1435652v1, whole genome shotgun sequence window:
- the LOC111052846 gene encoding probable cytochrome P450 49a1 isoform X1, whose translation MARLNVKLLAKYFSTATKVKPYDEIPTLPKWPILGHAYLFFPNGKYKLDRLGDAILDLSESLGNIFKLNLNGSDLVVSLNPDDARSMYAAEGKLPFRPSFPALAHYRKKTFGSIGVVPGNGEEWLHYRKAVLPLLKGNIVAAYADDHKMISSRFVNYIRRNRGSNKELKDVFNHLLKFAIEATSVTCPGVLFECLDGTLDGSDVSNEITKASVDFMEGMYGTLVEPPVWKIWKTKSYKKLEQSHTVIHRLIADGIEKTKQDLKNNPNKHPFMVSLFENATLTENEVLVLAMEVFLGGLDATPTTLAMALHYLSQNPEAQARAFSEVSTQNQLKYVEACLKETLRMAPSAGASSRYLAEEAILSGYLVPANTLVAVFSPITSRDEKYFHSPMEFIPERWFRENKDKRHPFASIPFGFGARVCPGRHLVNQEMLILLTEILRNFKLDSNNGQVGMIHRMNRIPDQEINIFFTDR comes from the exons ATGGCCAGACTGAATGTAAAATTGTTAGCAAAGTATTTTTCAACAGCAACAAAAGTGAAACCTTATGATGAGATTCCAACGTTACCAAAATGGCCAATTCTTGGACATGCGTATCTCTTTTTCCCAAATG GAAAGTACAAACTTGACCGATTGGGCGACGCGATTTTGGACCTGAGTGAATCGTTGGGCAACATATTCAAACTGAATCTGAACGGAAGTGACCTGGTGGTTAGTCTAAATCCCGACGATGCAAGATCCATGTACGCGGCCGAGGGGAAACTACCCTTCCGCCCCTCCTTTCCTGCCCTGGCCCATTACAGGAAAAAGACGTTTGGCAGTATCGGGGTAGTGCCAGG GAATGGCGAAGAATGGCTACATTATCGAAAAGCGGTGTTGCCGCTGTTGAAAGGTAACATTGTTGCCGCTTACGCTGATGATCACAAAATGATTTCATCCAGATTTGTGAATTACATCAGGAGGAATAGAGGCAGCAATAAAGAGTTGAAAGATGTCTTCAACCATCTATTGAAATTCGCAATAGAAG CTACTTCTGTCACTTGCCCTGGAGTTCTCTTCGAATGCTTGGATGGGACATTGGATGGATCAGACGTTTCGAATGAGATAACAAAGGCGAGCGTAGATTTTATGGAAGGCATGTATGGAACTCTGGTCGAGCCCCCAGTTTGGAAAATTTGGAAAACAAAAAGCTACAAGAAGTTGGAGCAATCTCATACTGTGATTCACAG ATTGATAGCAGATGGAATTGAGAAGACTAAGCAGGACCTTAAGAATAATCCAAACAAACATCCCTTTATGGTCTCTCTTTTTGAAAATGCTACACTAACTGAGAATGAAGTCCTAGTTTTGGCTATGGAGGTGTTCCTTGGTGGTCTGGATGCG acTCCTACCACTCTAGCCATGGCCTTGCATTACCTATCCCAAAACCCTGAAGCTCAGGCAAGAGCTTTCAGTGAGGTGTCCACCCAGAATCAACTGAAATACGTTGAAGCCTGCCTAAAAGAAACACTGAGGATGGCTCCAAGCGCTGGAGCTAGCAGTCGCTACCTCGCCGAAGAGGCCATTCTTAGTGGATATCTCGTTCCAGCTAAT ACATTGGTGGCTGTATTTAGCCCAATCACATCTCGTGATGAGAAATACTTTCATTCGCCCATGGAGTTCATCCCTGAAAGATGGTTCAGGGAAAATAAAGACAAGAGACATCCTTTCGCGTCGATTCCCTTTGGGTTCGGAGCCAGAGTCTGTCCCGGAAGACATCTTGTCAATCAGGAAATGCTCATACTTCTAACTGAG ATTTTGAGAAACTTCAAGCTCGATTCAAACAATGGACAAGTTGGTATGATTCATCGCATGAACAGAATTCCTGATCAAGAGATTAATATTTTCTTCACTGATAGatag
- the LOC111052846 gene encoding probable cytochrome P450 49a1 isoform X2, with translation MARLNVKLLAKYFSTATKVKPYDEIPTLPKWPILGHAYLFFPNGKYKLDRLGDAILDLSESLGNIFKLNLNGSDLVVSLNPDDARSMYAAEGKLPFRPSFPALAHYRKKTFGSIGVVPGNGEEWLHYRKAVLPLLKGNIVAAYADDHKMISSRFVNYIRRNRGSNKELKDVFNHLLKFAIEATSVTCPGVLFECLDETLDGSDVSNEITKASVDFMEGMYGTLVEPPVWKIWKTKSYKKLEQSHTVIHRLIADGIEKTKQDLKNNPNKHPFMVSLFENATLTENEVLVLAMEVFLGGLDATPTTLAMALHYLSQNPEAQARAFSEVSTQNQLKYVEACLKETLRMAPSAGASSRYLAEEAILSGYLVPANTLVAVFSPITSRDEKYFHSPMEFIPERWFRENKDKRHPFASIPFGFGARVCPGRHLVNQEMLILLTEILRNFKLDSNNGQVGMIHRMNRIPDQEINIFFTDR, from the exons ATGGCCAGACTGAATGTAAAATTGTTAGCAAAGTATTTTTCAACAGCAACAAAAGTGAAACCTTATGATGAGATTCCAACGTTACCAAAATGGCCAATTCTTGGACATGCGTATCTCTTTTTCCCAAATG GAAAGTACAAACTTGACCGATTGGGCGACGCGATTTTGGACCTGAGTGAATCGTTGGGCAACATATTCAAACTGAATCTGAACGGAAGTGACCTGGTGGTTAGTCTAAATCCCGACGATGCAAGATCCATGTACGCGGCCGAGGGGAAACTACCCTTCCGCCCCTCCTTTCCTGCCCTGGCCCATTACAGGAAAAAGACGTTTGGCAGTATCGGGGTAGTGCCAGG GAATGGCGAAGAATGGCTACATTATCGAAAAGCGGTGTTGCCGCTGTTGAAAGGTAACATTGTTGCCGCTTACGCTGATGATCACAAAATGATTTCATCCAGATTTGTGAATTACATCAGGAGGAATAGAGGCAGCAATAAAGAGTTGAAAGATGTCTTCAACCATCTATTGAAATTCGCAATAGAAG CTACTTCTGTCACTTGCCCTGGAGTTCTCTTCGAATGCTTGGATGAGACATTGGATGGATCAGACGTTTCGAATGAGATAACAAAGGCGAGCGTAGATTTTATGGAAGGCATGTATGGAACTCTGGTCGAGCCCCCAGTTTGGAAAATTTGGAAAACAAAAAGCTACAAGAAGTTGGAGCAATCGCATACTGTGATTCACAG ATTGATAGCAGATGGAATTGAGAAGACTAAGCAGGACCTTAAGAATAATCCAAACAAACATCCCTTTATGGTCTCTCTTTTTGAAAATGCTACACTAACTGAGAATGAAGTCCTAGTTTTGGCTATGGAGGTGTTCCTTGGTGGTCTGGATGCG acTCCTACCACTCTAGCCATGGCCTTGCATTACCTATCCCAAAACCCTGAAGCTCAGGCAAGAGCTTTCAGTGAGGTGTCCACCCAGAATCAACTGAAATACGTTGAAGCCTGCCTAAAAGAAACACTGAGGATGGCTCCAAGCGCTGGAGCTAGCAGTCGCTACCTCGCCGAAGAGGCCATTCTTAGTGGATATCTCGTTCCAGCTAAT ACATTGGTGGCTGTATTTAGCCCAATCACATCTCGTGATGAGAAATACTTTCATTCGCCCATGGAGTTCATCCCTGAAAGATGGTTCAGGGAAAATAAAGACAAGAGACATCCTTTCGCGTCGATTCCCTTTGGGTTCGGAGCCAGAGTCTGTCCCGGAAGACATCTTGTCAATCAGGAAATGCTCATACTTCTAACTGAG ATTTTGAGAAACTTCAAGCTCGATTCAAACAATGGACAAGTTGGTATGATTCATCGCATGAACAGAATTCCTGATCAAGAGATTAATATTTTCTTCACTGATAGatag